The genomic window GAAGCTGCCAGTGCGGCCCGCAGATATGAGTATTCCTACTTGCTCGACTCAAGTGGAAACTGGATCAGACGCGACTGCCAACTACAGGTGGAAGGAGGCGATAGCCAAGAGACTGTGGAGACGATAGTACGCACTATCGCGTACTACTCGCCGCAGGACCTCGCCTCAGCGTCAGTGCCCGCGTCAGCATCGGCATTCACGTCGGCGTCCGCATCGGCCCTGCCCTCGGCCTTCTCAGGGAGGGTCGTGGATCCATCGGGCGCGGCCATAGAAGGCGTGTCCATAGCGCTCCAGGCCGATTCCGCCCCCATATCCACGAGCGCAGATGGAGGCTGGCGCGCAAGCGAGTTCACCATCACTCCTGCAAAGGAAGGCTGGGCTTTCGTCCCCGAGGTATTGAAGACGTCGCGAGCTGCGGATGATATGGGCTTCATAGGGACGTATTCCGCATCTGGCCGTGTCACTGATGAAAATGGGCAGGCAGTGGAAGGCGTGGCCATTTCGTTCACGAATGGCTGGCCTGCGGTCGCCACGGGCAGCGACGGCAGGTGGACCATCAGCGGGCTCCACGGTCAGATCGTTGCTTCGCCGTACAAGAAGGGCTGGCGGTTCTCGCCCTCCACGCAAAGCCTAGAAGGGCCGTCGAGAGATTCCGACTTTGCTGGGGAATTGGTGCAGTTCACCGCCAGTGGATGCATTGTCAACCCCAGCGACATCGGGGTCGATGGCATCCTCCTTGAGCTCAGCAGCCCATATTCATCGGCCACATCCGACACGTTCGGCTACTGGCAGCAGGACGATCTTGAGGGCAGTGTAGTCGTGAGGCCAAGCAGCCAATGGTTCACGTTCACGCCATCCCAAGCAGTGGTAACGAAGCAATCACCCGAGGCGGTTTTCACCGCGACGCACCGAGTGCTCTGCGACTATTTCAACTACGACTGGCTCTTCGGATCGCCATCGGTTGCAGGCACTCCAGCAGTCACGCGATGGGAGGACAAGTTCAGCCACTCCTGGGGATCTGGAAACCCGGCGCCAGCCATCAACTCCAACTGTTTCTCAGCCCGCTTCACAGCTCAGGTCCCGCT from Clostridia bacterium includes these protein-coding regions:
- a CDS encoding PA14 domain-containing protein, whose product is MRRTLPLTALLLMILAVPAIMQAAHSPLSVASLEPGLECVWALQKPKGPVALMAWWTDDTGAPIDPGSLDGFSIMPASQLVEASSGIAMYDAAGNLLHMVTIGTRPEFTETPGVADTALMGLVWNLVRDANGTVSEVSIAAPDGTPIGSIEYTRDATANTVTETWRDAKPQVRASVVCHYDSAGRLASRILHVPGEPHSTYEEFVYMWDQPEATEAVRVVPIGAPHPGTRSTRYYVNTSGLITAAEVTDSGDAPTEGPDDDNSPQPVEAASAARRYEYSYLLDSSGNWIRRDCQLQVEGGDSQETVETIVRTIAYYSPQDLASASVPASASAFTSASASALPSAFSGRVVDPSGAAIEGVSIALQADSAPISTSADGGWRASEFTITPAKEGWAFVPEVLKTSRAADDMGFIGTYSASGRVTDENGQAVEGVAISFTNGWPAVATGSDGRWTISGLHGQIVASPYKKGWRFSPSTQSLEGPSRDSDFAGELVQFTASGCIVNPSDIGVDGILLELSSPYSSATSDTFGYWQQDDLEGSVVVRPSSQWFTFTPSQAVVTKQSPEAVFTATHRVLCDYFNYDWLFGSPSVAGTPAVTRWEDKFSHSWGSGNPAPAINSNCFSARFTAQVPLNSGAYEFTVVSDDGARMWIDGTLVVDAWYAQDDGRHVARRHMSQGVHKIEIHYFERWGEAYLNVEWKKQ